One segment of Clostridium ljungdahlii DSM 13528 DNA contains the following:
- a CDS encoding spore maturation protein — MKYIIKAIIPIIIIFMVTYGQMKKVRVYECFVEGAKEGIDICIKIFPYLLAMIIAVGVFRESKALDYFIGFVKPVVKFIGLPPEVVPLVLVKPLSGSGALGIFAETLSKFGPDSYIGRISSIIMGSTETIFYTLTVYFGAVGIKKIRHTLWAAVMADITAIITAVIVTRIMF, encoded by the coding sequence GTGAAGTACATAATAAAAGCTATAATACCAATAATTATTATATTTATGGTTACCTATGGTCAAATGAAAAAAGTTAGAGTATATGAATGTTTTGTAGAAGGAGCCAAGGAAGGGATAGATATATGTATTAAGATATTTCCGTACCTACTAGCTATGATAATAGCAGTAGGAGTTTTTAGAGAATCTAAAGCTTTAGATTACTTTATAGGATTTGTAAAGCCTGTAGTAAAATTTATAGGGCTTCCTCCTGAAGTAGTACCTCTTGTGCTTGTAAAGCCATTATCAGGCAGTGGAGCTCTTGGAATATTTGCTGAAACTTTAAGCAAATTTGGACCAGATAGTTACATAGGTAGAATTTCTTCTATAATTATGGGTTCTACGGAAACCATATTTTATACTCTTACAGTTTATTTTGGAGCGGTTGGTATAAAAAAAATAAGGCATACCCTCTGGGCAGCAGTAATGGCAGATATAACTGCAATAATCACAGCAGTTATAGTAACTAGAATTATGTTTTAA
- a CDS encoding uracil-DNA glycosylase has product MLRWKELYEECLSCSKCSLGDNRTNMVFGDGNPKAHIMFIGEAPGADEDRTGIPFVGRAGQLLTKALLALDLHRERDYYICNICKCRPKNNRTPYEEEEKACIPYLRNQVALVRPKIIVCLGATAMGCILGKEWRITRDRGKWIERKGFYMTATFHPSAVLRDANKKAAFWEDLKSIKEKNEEIFQTKNVDT; this is encoded by the coding sequence TTGTTAAGGTGGAAAGAGCTCTATGAAGAATGTTTAAGTTGTTCTAAATGTAGTTTAGGAGATAACAGAACTAATATGGTTTTTGGAGATGGAAATCCTAAGGCACATATCATGTTTATAGGAGAAGCACCAGGAGCAGATGAGGATAGAACGGGAATACCTTTTGTAGGTAGGGCAGGTCAGCTTTTGACGAAAGCTCTTCTTGCTCTGGATTTACATAGAGAAAGAGATTACTACATATGTAATATTTGCAAGTGCAGACCCAAGAACAATAGGACACCTTATGAAGAAGAAGAAAAAGCTTGTATTCCTTATTTAAGAAATCAAGTAGCACTTGTAAGGCCCAAAATAATAGTTTGTCTTGGTGCAACTGCCATGGGATGTATATTGGGAAAGGAATGGAGAATTACAAGAGATAGGGGAAAGTGGATTGAAAGAAAAGGCTTTTATATGACTGCAACTTTTCATCCTTCAGCAGTTTTGAGAGATGCGAATAAAAAAGCTGCATTTTGGGAAGATTTAAAAAGTATAAAAGAGAAAAATGAAGAAATTTTTCAAACAAAAAATGTTGACACATAA
- a CDS encoding TatD family hydrolase: MELNIFDAHAHYDDEEFDEDRDKVIEELKKNNIVGVLNCGSSIEGARASVKLADKHDMFYAAVGVHPEYSDIFTDDILEELKILAKNKKVKAIGEIGLDYYYKENPPKEVQKAVFIKQMKLADELKLPVIIHDREAHEDTLNIVKQFKNVIGEIHCFSGSVEIAREFLKLGYYIGFTGVVTFKNAKKAVEVAREVPFDRILVETDCPYMAPVPFRGKRNRSEYIKFIIAKIAEIKGVEDSKISQLTIFNMKQLLNMVK, encoded by the coding sequence ATGGAACTGAACATATTTGATGCCCATGCGCATTATGATGATGAAGAATTTGACGAAGATAGGGACAAAGTAATAGAAGAGTTGAAAAAAAACAATATAGTTGGAGTATTAAATTGTGGGTCTTCTATTGAAGGAGCTAGAGCATCTGTTAAATTAGCGGATAAACATGATATGTTTTATGCAGCAGTAGGAGTGCATCCTGAATATTCAGACATATTTACTGATGATATATTAGAAGAATTAAAAATTTTAGCTAAAAATAAAAAAGTAAAGGCAATTGGGGAGATAGGGCTTGACTATTATTACAAAGAAAATCCTCCGAAAGAAGTACAAAAAGCTGTATTTATAAAGCAGATGAAATTAGCGGATGAATTAAAATTACCAGTAATTATACACGATAGGGAAGCTCATGAAGATACTTTAAATATAGTAAAACAGTTTAAGAATGTTATTGGAGAAATACATTGTTTTTCTGGAAGTGTTGAAATTGCAAGGGAATTTTTAAAATTAGGATATTACATAGGATTTACAGGGGTAGTAACTTTCAAAAATGCAAAGAAAGCTGTTGAAGTTGCAAGGGAAGTACCCTTTGATAGAATTTTAGTTGAGACAGATTGTCCCTATATGGCTCCGGTTCCTTTTAGAGGAAAGAGAAATAGATCTGAATATATAAAATTTATTATAGCTAAAATAGCTGAAATCAAAGGCGTAGAGGATAGTAAAATAAGCCAATTAACAATTTTTAACATGAAACAGTTGCTTAATATGGTAAAATAG
- a CDS encoding 3D domain-containing protein: MVEKFKTYLKKYFPIGLRVEIIAVVILSVLIGVIFSTRKTIVVSVDGRSKKITTFCSTYRKVLDNSGISIGPKDKVKPSLDSRVENNTTLKIKRVVKVKVEADNKKLNLESAEDNVEDMLKAEKIGISKLDIVYPSRKHELKKGMNVVVTRVKTKDIKEDRPINYDTILKSDEQVENGTKKVVQEGQNGEKETVTRVVYQNGKEVSKKVISEIIKKQPVQKVIAIGTLTNYTPSRGTNLNYVESLQMRATAYTADYASTGKNPGDPAFGITASGTVARRNNGDYSSVAVDPRVIPLGTKLYIEGYGYAIAEDTGGAIKGNRLDLFFDSSSEVDNWGVRWVNVYVIR, from the coding sequence ATGGTGGAAAAGTTTAAGACTTACTTGAAAAAATATTTTCCAATTGGCCTTAGAGTAGAAATTATTGCAGTTGTAATTTTATCTGTTTTAATCGGAGTAATATTTAGTACAAGAAAGACAATAGTTGTTTCAGTAGATGGAAGAAGTAAGAAGATTACCACGTTTTGTAGTACCTATAGAAAAGTTCTCGATAATAGTGGAATTAGCATAGGGCCTAAGGATAAAGTGAAGCCTAGTCTAGACAGTAGGGTGGAGAATAACACCACGTTGAAAATCAAAAGAGTAGTAAAAGTTAAAGTAGAAGCTGACAATAAAAAGTTGAATTTAGAGTCTGCCGAGGATAATGTTGAAGATATGTTAAAGGCAGAAAAGATAGGAATTTCAAAACTTGATATAGTATATCCATCCAGGAAGCATGAGTTGAAAAAAGGAATGAATGTAGTAGTGACTAGGGTTAAAACAAAAGACATAAAAGAGGACAGACCTATAAACTATGACACAATTTTGAAAAGTGACGAGCAGGTTGAAAATGGAACTAAAAAGGTTGTGCAAGAAGGACAAAATGGAGAGAAGGAGACTGTGACTAGGGTTGTATACCAAAATGGTAAAGAGGTTTCGAAAAAAGTAATTAGCGAAATCATAAAAAAGCAGCCGGTACAAAAAGTTATAGCCATAGGAACATTGACTAATTATACTCCGTCTAGAGGAACTAATCTTAACTATGTTGAATCACTGCAAATGAGGGCAACTGCATATACTGCAGATTATGCCAGTACAGGTAAGAATCCTGGAGATCCAGCATTTGGTATAACTGCATCTGGCACTGTAGCCAGGAGAAATAATGGAGATTATAGCTCAGTAGCAGTTGATCCTAGAGTAATACCACTTGGTACGAAGCTTTATATAGAAGGTTATGGTTATGCTATAGCAGAAGATACAGGTGGAGCTATCAAGGGAAATAGATTAGATTTATTTTTTGATTCTAGCTCAGAAGTAGACAACTGGGGTGTAAGATGGGTTAATGTTTATGTAATTAGGTAG
- the rnmV gene encoding ribonuclease M5: MIKEVIVVEGRDDITAVKRAVDAQLIAVGGFGINKKIIDKIKEAQKRQGVIVLTDPDFAGNKIRQIISKRVKGIKHAYISQKDGIKNGDIGVENASPETIIKALKNAKYEVKEKREEFEISDMVFFGLTGKSNSKAKRDMMGKELGIGYCNTSQFLNRLNDYGITKEEFKKAISKVNNIIDKEKYNE; encoded by the coding sequence ATGATTAAGGAAGTAATAGTGGTTGAAGGAAGAGATGATATAACTGCAGTTAAAAGGGCGGTTGATGCTCAACTTATAGCTGTAGGGGGTTTTGGAATAAATAAAAAAATTATAGATAAAATAAAAGAAGCTCAAAAAAGACAGGGCGTCATAGTGCTTACGGATCCGGATTTTGCAGGAAATAAAATAAGGCAGATTATATCTAAAAGGGTAAAGGGAATAAAGCATGCTTATATATCTCAGAAAGATGGTATAAAAAATGGAGATATTGGGGTTGAAAATGCTTCCCCAGAAACTATAATAAAGGCTTTAAAAAATGCCAAGTATGAGGTAAAGGAAAAAAGAGAGGAATTTGAAATAAGTGATATGGTGTTCTTTGGTTTGACAGGAAAATCAAATTCCAAGGCGAAGAGGGATATGATGGGAAAAGAACTTGGAATAGGATATTGTAATACTTCTCAGTTTTTAAATAGACTAAATGATTATGGAATAACAAAAGAGGAATTTAAAAAGGCTATAAGTAAAGTAAATAATATAATAGACAAGGAGAAGTACAATGAATGA
- the rsmA gene encoding 16S rRNA (adenine(1518)-N(6)/adenine(1519)-N(6))-dimethyltransferase RsmA, whose amino-acid sequence MNDLSTADVVKKYGFKFSKSLGQNFLIDNTVLDDIVNSADISKEDFIIEIGPGVGTLTRELLKKAGKVCAIELDSDLIPILKEELKDFKNFELIHKDALKIDFNKIIDDEKNVKIVANLPYYVTTPIITRLLNENYNFKTLTIMIQKEVGERISSEPNCKQYGALSILVQYYCDVEVIRKVSPLSFIPRPKVESIVIKLTKLDEPRVKVKDKKLFFKVVRCSFNMRRKTLWNAVKTLKVPKEDMEAAFKKAEIDEKRRGETLSIEEFGRLSDCIYDICIH is encoded by the coding sequence ATGAATGATTTATCTACTGCAGATGTAGTAAAAAAATATGGATTTAAATTTTCAAAAAGTTTAGGGCAAAATTTTTTAATAGACAATACAGTATTGGATGACATAGTAAATAGTGCTGATATAAGTAAAGAGGATTTTATTATAGAAATAGGACCTGGAGTGGGAACTTTAACAAGAGAACTTTTAAAAAAAGCAGGTAAAGTATGTGCTATTGAATTGGATTCAGATTTAATTCCAATTTTAAAGGAAGAACTAAAGGACTTTAAAAATTTTGAGTTGATACATAAAGATGCGCTTAAAATAGATTTTAATAAAATAATAGATGATGAAAAAAATGTGAAAATTGTTGCAAATTTACCTTACTATGTTACAACTCCTATTATTACACGACTGCTGAATGAAAACTACAATTTTAAAACTCTTACTATAATGATACAAAAAGAAGTGGGTGAGAGAATCTCATCAGAACCTAATTGCAAACAATATGGAGCACTTTCGATTCTAGTGCAATATTATTGCGATGTTGAAGTAATAAGAAAAGTAAGTCCTTTATCGTTTATTCCAAGGCCCAAAGTGGAATCTATAGTTATAAAGTTAACCAAACTTGATGAACCTAGAGTTAAGGTGAAAGATAAAAAATTATTTTTTAAGGTAGTAAGATGTTCATTTAATATGAGAAGAAAAACTCTCTGGAATGCTGTAAAGACCTTAAAAGTTCCTAAAGAAGATATGGAAGCTGCTTTTAAAAAAGCTGAAATTGATGAAAAGAGAAGGGGCGAAACGCTATCTATAGAAGAGTTTGGAAGACTATCTGATTGTATATATGACATATGTATACATTAA
- a CDS encoding Mrp/NBP35 family ATP-binding protein, with product MSNCDGCSSKSKCSKEDKGGCKYILPKYGNVKHIIGIMSGKGGVGKSTVTGIMASKLRNSGYKVGVLDGDITGPSMPRFFGINDKRADILQVGESEEIKFSPVESSSGIKVISLNLLTEEEEQPVIWRAPMITGVLKQMYSDTSWGELDYLLIDMPPGTGDVALTVMQEIPMEGVIIVSTPQDMVSMIVKKVVIMAEDLKVNILGVVENMSYVKCGKCGEKVRLFSENSAKEQADYLGLELLAEMPINSDLVKNMEAKKAEEYISKSLEYNDLLNNFIKKLK from the coding sequence TTGAGTAATTGCGATGGTTGTTCAAGTAAATCAAAGTGCAGTAAAGAGGATAAAGGTGGATGTAAATACATATTGCCTAAGTATGGGAACGTAAAGCATATAATAGGTATTATGAGTGGAAAAGGTGGAGTAGGTAAGTCTACAGTTACGGGAATAATGGCATCAAAATTAAGAAACTCTGGATATAAGGTGGGAGTACTTGATGGAGATATAACAGGTCCATCTATGCCTAGATTTTTTGGAATAAACGATAAAAGGGCGGATATACTACAAGTGGGGGAAAGTGAAGAAATAAAGTTTTCTCCAGTAGAATCTTCTTCGGGAATAAAAGTTATATCCTTAAATCTTTTGACAGAAGAGGAAGAACAACCTGTTATATGGAGAGCACCTATGATAACAGGAGTGTTAAAACAGATGTATTCAGATACAAGTTGGGGAGAATTAGATTATTTGCTTATAGATATGCCTCCAGGTACTGGAGATGTAGCTCTTACTGTAATGCAGGAAATTCCAATGGAAGGTGTTATAATAGTATCTACTCCTCAGGATATGGTATCTATGATAGTAAAAAAGGTTGTTATAATGGCAGAAGACCTAAAGGTAAATATATTAGGTGTAGTAGAGAATATGTCCTATGTTAAATGTGGAAAATGTGGTGAAAAAGTAAGGCTATTTAGTGAAAATTCAGCGAAAGAACAAGCTGATTATCTTGGATTAGAACTTCTTGCTGAAATGCCCATAAATTCTGATTTGGTAAAAAATATGGAAGCTAAGAAGGCAGAAGAATACATATCAAAATCATTGGAATATAATGATTTACTTAATAACTTTATAAAAAAATTAAAGTAG
- a CDS encoding ferredoxin, whose translation MKAVVDKDTCIGCGLCPSICPEVFQMDDDEKAKAIEDNVPGETEDAAKDAEDSCPVCAIKVN comes from the coding sequence ATGAAAGCTGTAGTTGATAAAGACACTTGTATAGGATGTGGGCTATGTCCAAGTATATGTCCGGAGGTTTTTCAGATGGATGATGACGAAAAAGCTAAGGCAATTGAAGATAATGTCCCAGGAGAAACAGAGGACGCTGCGAAAGATGCAGAGGACAGTTGTCCTGTTTGCGCTATTAAGGTAAATTAA